In Haloarchaeobius litoreus, the following are encoded in one genomic region:
- a CDS encoding ABC transporter substrate-binding protein, which yields MAQDDTFADRLRRRRFLRLGGAVGAAGLAGCLNQGELQGETDDGDGETDGGGGGGGDDTDDDDGGGGGGGSSEPIQVGTAIPFSGDLSDFGEPMLNAMQMAVEDINAAGGPLGREVEILDEDTGTDSTQGVNAANKLVETDGVSGLIGAVSSGVTISIAQSVTIPNEVLHITSASSSPSISTLDDDDYVFRTRTNDRFVAKVMARIIQNQGADSAAVIYVNNDFGQALADTFESSFEGTTTATVGYTSGQTSYEQILSEAFSDDPEFIAFAGYPESGTTMLSQWNEGGYGGNWVLHTSMLSEDVISNVGADVIDGMYGVRTRPPTGDATESFVSDYESAYPDADVFSPYSWNSYDALVSYCLAVHAAGTTDSSAVKEEMRTVSNPPGDTYSYTEFGDAVSALDDGGQVDYSGPSGNVNYDDNGDVASDMVVVEVVDGSFEDQEVIPADELV from the coding sequence ATGGCACAGGATGACACGTTCGCGGACAGGCTGCGGCGGCGGCGGTTCCTGCGCCTCGGTGGGGCGGTCGGTGCGGCGGGCCTCGCCGGGTGTCTGAACCAGGGTGAACTGCAAGGTGAGACCGACGACGGTGACGGTGAGACCGACGGTGGTGGCGGTGGCGGCGGCGACGACACGGACGATGACGACGGCGGCGGCGGTGGTGGTGGCTCGTCCGAACCGATACAGGTCGGGACCGCCATCCCGTTCTCGGGCGACCTCAGCGACTTCGGTGAGCCGATGCTCAACGCCATGCAGATGGCGGTCGAGGACATCAACGCGGCCGGTGGCCCGCTCGGACGGGAGGTGGAGATACTCGACGAGGACACCGGGACGGACTCCACACAGGGCGTCAACGCGGCGAACAAGCTCGTCGAGACCGACGGCGTCTCCGGGCTCATCGGAGCGGTCTCCTCGGGGGTCACCATCAGCATCGCGCAGTCGGTGACCATCCCGAACGAGGTGCTGCACATCACGTCGGCGTCGTCCTCGCCGAGCATCTCGACGCTGGACGACGACGACTACGTCTTCCGTACCCGGACGAACGACCGGTTCGTCGCGAAGGTGATGGCCCGCATCATCCAGAACCAGGGTGCCGACAGCGCGGCCGTCATCTACGTCAACAACGACTTCGGCCAGGCGCTCGCCGACACGTTCGAGTCCTCGTTCGAGGGCACGACGACGGCGACGGTCGGCTACACGTCGGGGCAGACGAGCTACGAGCAGATCCTCTCGGAGGCGTTCAGCGATGACCCCGAGTTCATCGCGTTCGCGGGCTACCCCGAGTCCGGGACGACGATGCTCAGCCAGTGGAACGAGGGTGGCTACGGTGGCAACTGGGTGTTGCACACCAGCATGCTCTCCGAGGACGTCATCAGCAACGTCGGTGCCGACGTCATCGACGGGATGTACGGCGTCCGGACGCGCCCGCCGACGGGTGACGCCACGGAGTCGTTCGTCAGCGACTACGAGAGCGCCTACCCCGACGCCGACGTGTTCTCGCCGTACTCGTGGAACTCATACGACGCGCTCGTGTCGTACTGTCTCGCCGTCCACGCGGCCGGCACGACCGACTCCTCTGCCGTCAAGGAGGAGATGCGGACGGTGTCGAACCCGCCGGGCGACACGTACAGCTACACCGAGTTCGGCGACGCCGTCTCGGCGCTCGACGACGGCGGGCAGGTCGACTACAGCGGGCCGAGCGGCAACGTGAACTACGACGACAACGGCGACGTGGCCAGCGACATGGTCGTCGTCGAGGTCGTCGACGGTTCGTTCGAGGACCAGGAGGTCATCCCGGCCGACGAGCTGGTCTGA